Within Lolium rigidum isolate FL_2022 chromosome 5, APGP_CSIRO_Lrig_0.1, whole genome shotgun sequence, the genomic segment GGAGGGGGCGACGACGGGAAGGGAGATCTCCTCGGTGTTCCTCTTCGGGCAGAAGACGGCGATGTCCTCCGCCTGCTCCTCGAGTGGCAGTGCCGGAGTGGGAGACGGCTAAGGTGCTCCCCGACCTGGCTCTGTTCCTCGCCCAGGTCGTGCCATTCTACCCAGATTGCCTCCGCCCTCAATCTCCCATTCCTCTCCCGCTCTCACCGTCCCCGCCTCTCCCGCCGCGGCGAGGATCCATGGcgaccggcgccgccgccgggcggGCGTCGGTGCGGCCCGTCGACAGGAACGGCGCGGCGCCACGCGGCAGCGCGCGCTCCAAGTCGGTCTCGCCGCGGCGGCCGCCATCCCCCGCCCGAGCGCGCCCCGCCGCCGGCGACCACGACGGCGCCGCTGGTACGTCGGCTCCTTCCTCTCCCACGAATGTATCAGATGACGCCCCGCCCTTGGGCGCTCTTCCTGTTTTGGGGTTTCTCCGGGAATTTTATTGCGGCATGCTGGAAGCGGCAGTAGAGTTCTGCTGCTAGAAAGGGGATATTTTCTGGTAACCGGAATGCCATAGGTTAGACGCGCACCGCATCAGTGGCAGCTCGATGATACTATTAATTAATCGCTGTTACCTGAATATATTTGCATATATTACCGTTAGGCTGTCAATCCGTGTTCTTCAGTTACATATATCATGatacctttttttttgcgaattagttACATCATGATAACTGGCACATTACTGTTCTTATTACTACCATTTACAATTTCTAGATCGTTTTCGGAATTGATAAAGGGTGCGTTTCTCAGATGTGTGCAGAGTAAGGGTCGCGGGAAGGATCCGGCCGAAGAACGCCGATGAACTAGCTCAGGGCGCCGACTTCGATAATATTGTGGAGTTGCAGCCTGAGGTTAGTATGTCCGGCCTATTTTACTCGCTGAGCCCGTGCTTCTTTATTAGCATCACCGACATCATGGATTAAAGTTCTTTTGAAATTTTTGCTCGCTATTGCAAGTACATTGTATAGGATTGGTGGATTTTGCAGATCATTGTTACTCCATGGTTGAGAGGAGAGATTCCTGTTGCATAGTTAGCACTATATTATAATAGATCACCTGATTAGTCCACCTACAAAAGTGATGCCATAAACTTGTTAATTTGGTATATGTAAAGTGAGTTATCTGAATTTGTGAACAATCTCTCTGCTGTTTGCTAAGAAATTTAACTGTAGCTTTACGGGCTTGGCTAGTCGATTCTATGTAGTTCCCTTGTGTTTGAGATTTTGGAATGTAGACAGAGGCACGCTGATGATAGCTGAGTCCGCACGCTGATGAAATTATATCTCGTATTGGTGataatgttttttctttcttttatccGCAAGTTCTGTTTGTTCTGGGTGGCAGGGGAGGGTGGGGATGACGCTCTCCAAGTGCTGGATCTGAAGGCCGGAGGTTGAGCTAAATGCCCCAGTATTATTATTTTGTGGATCGGCTCCACCAACGCCTCACCAAGGCGAAGATATTCGAGGAGTACACAATTCCTTGATTATTGGCAGTAGTGCTCCAAATTTCTATATGCGGTACTTTATACGGTAATATTAGCTTGCTGTTATGCATGGCTAGCTCACAATACATTTAGTTGAGCATATACAACAGGATTATCGTACTACAAGTTGATTGCTGCATTGAACTAAGCCCTGCTGAATATATGTATTAGTGATGTAAAATGTTATCTAGCCATTATTTGCATTAGAAATTAGAAAATATATTTATGTAGCCTTTCAAAGGTTTATGAACTGCCGAGTGATGTGCTCTTTTATTGTTCTTATTATTTCTTGGTGAATGTTAACTAATGGACTGCTAAGTATGTAGGAAAAAAAGACAAAACACCAGTTCTGTATTTCATTGCCTGTTCTAAGCTGCTAAGtttttgtgttgttgccacttagGTACATGGTTGTTGAAGAACATAGGTAGTGCATCCTAATATATTGGTTTTTACAAAAAAATACGTTTTTGGTATATCCTCTGAGTTAGATAGTACATCATACTGACTTGGAGGTCCTTCATCCAATGCCACGCACATATTGAAATCCGGCCAGGGCCATATCATAACACACTCCCATAAATTTTAGAAGTTTACCATATATATCAGTATCTGGTTCCAAACACTAAACTTACTCTTAGAAGTTTGCTGCTCATCACTTTCTCGTGTTCCCATGTAGAATGTTGAATTAGCTCTTAttctgtactccctccgttccctaTTAACTGACTCTGATTTATTACAACTTTTTACTAAATCAGAGTCAATTAATAGGGAACACAGGGAGTACTTGCTTGCTTATATCACACCCTTTTCATGCTACCCCCTACAAAAAAAGATTGGCAATTGAAATTCTTTGGACAGTTAATCAACAGTTGACAAAAAACATTCAACCTCCTGTCGACGATGTCCAGTCTTATTCACTTGCATTTCTTTTCACATTTAATGACATGACACTTTCCTTTGAATCTTTTACTAGTTCATTGCTCTCTGATCTGCTTATATTTTGATTAGTTTTTATTTAACCTTTTGTTGTGTAGAATAAGATTGTATAGGGATCTGTCGATGTCGAACTATTCTTAGAGGCTGCACTTGGTTTATATTATGGAAAAGTAAACAAACCTGACAGGCTAAAGGTGATCATTGTATTGCTTACTGCTTAGGGACATGTTACAGTTACACAATCAAACATGAATTGGATTTATTGTGTTCTCAGCTACTCAACTTACCTCTAATTCGGAACATACATTCTGTAGGCTCTTTTACTTCTTGCACGCTCCATTGAGGCAGATCCAAGCACAGTTATTATGTGGGTGTTTtatcttcatatttactatcaaaAGGATGAAGGACTTGGAACATTTTCAGTGAACTGGAGGGTGGGTGGAGGGCGGAGGGCGCGCTCACCGGTGCTCTGACTTCATGCTCGACGAGGAAGAGGGCTTGAATGTATCGAGTTTTGTTAGGTAACTTTGTAGTATATATGACATTTCAGATAACTGAAAGGTAAACCTCAACCTGTTTGTTTGCGAATATGAGTAGTGGGGCCTCTTGCAGATCCTCATGTCGAAGCGCTTTCTCTGCAGCAACAATGTTCCAGTCACCATTCACTCCAGTAAATCCAAAATTTTCCAGTCCCAAGGACAGATACAGGTCTGTGAAGAAATGGAAGCACCTTACCAAGAGCAGATTTGGCATCTTCAAATGTTGATGCGGAGGCAGAATCAATAACATATactatagcatgtgcctcatcataATATTTCTCCCATATTGTTCTTAGGCCAGGCTGTCAAAAACATGTAATCCGCATTGGAATTTGCAATAGCTAGAAAAATATTATTATCGAACTTGTATTTTTTGTGAAATTTACGAATGAAGTTGATCCCTCCTTGTTAGCTGTCATGAAGTTAAGATCATATCTACAGTTTAATATGCTTCATTAAGCAAAACATAAATCATATAACGTGAAAGGTGTAACTTGTTAATCATCATTCATAGCCAAAGTTTATGTTTGTACAACACTTAAAGTAGATTAGACAGTAGTAGTAAACGAGAAACTTTCGCACAGCTATAAGGTACATATAAAGGATGTAGACCAAGATCACTGCACCATTGAAGCAAGGTCTTACATAAGATAAACATTTTCTGCAGATCTTAAATGAATGTGGAAAACTTGTAAAAAATGATGGTTACATGCCTTCAGTATAAATATTGACTGTAATATTTCAATAGTTTGCATATCTTCAGGAAAATTTAATGTTTGAGGCTTCGAAACAAGGGAATGAAAACTGGCCTACATTTGCCAGCTACCTAATCTAGCTACCTTGGTTTTGCAAAATGAAGAGTGTTCTATCTCCAGGAATTAGAGTGACAGCATGGAGAAAATGCAATTGCATGATTCTAGCATCAATGAGTCATTCTGTTTGAAATAGAATGCGACATTTGTTGCTCAAGTAAAGATTTGCAGTCAAACTAAAATAAGCTGTGAAACACAATCTGGCGACCAGTGTAGCCAAACATCAATCAGTGTATTGCCCGGTTCTAGCAAAAGTAGATAAAACATGTGCAGCTCTACTATGGTTACAATTAATATTCTTGAGCAAGATCTCTCCCAGGTTTCATCATTTTGATATCCATTAATAGATGAGCAAATGCCCATCTATCTTCCATAAACTGAAAACAACCCCGAATGGTGAACGGGGAAGCTTGTCTAATGTCTATAGCACAAGAAACCATACCTGGCCTCCCAGATACCAGAAAACAAGTTTCACATTTGCATCTT encodes:
- the LOC124654727 gene encoding ADP-ribosylation factor-related protein 1-like, encoding MFSLFYGLWNHVFSKTEFRLLILGVHKAGKTTLLEKLKSIYLKGEGLPHDRVIPTVGLNIGRIEDANVKLVFWYLGGQPGLRTIWEKYYDEAHAIVYVIDSASASTFEDAKSALEKALRHEDLQEAPLLIFANKQVEVYLSVI